The Raphanus sativus cultivar WK10039 chromosome 2, ASM80110v3, whole genome shotgun sequence genome includes a region encoding these proteins:
- the LOC108830261 gene encoding basic leucine zipper 19-like, giving the protein MEEGELELSNNQEVFSSSDVGGGLPPSNSSIDSFFDGLLMDSHHHQQGACTHTHTCNNPTEHTHTHTCFHVHTNILPDDSDEKMSTDDTAESCGKNGEKRPLGNREAVRKYREKKKAKAASLEDECSRLRAVNQQLVKRLGNQGALEAEVSRLKCLLVDLRGRIDGEIGSFPYQKPSISIPSFSHLMNPCNVQCGGGDDDEVYCLQDGFGGNNSQEGGGGGLSGCDFDQLQCMAANQNLNGSFNSAANVSTTSNKRKGGNRAPKAG; this is encoded by the exons ATGGAAGAAGGAGAGCTTGAGTTGTCGAACAATCAGGAAGTGTTCTCGAGCTCCGACGTGGGCGGGGGGTTACCTCCAAGCAACTCTTCCATAGATAGTTTCTTCGATGGGCTTCTCATGGactctcatcatcatcaacaaggTGCTTGTACCCACACTCACACCTGTAACAACCCAACAGAGCACACTCACACCCACACTTGCTTCCACGTCCACACCAACATTCTCCCCGACGACAGCGACGAGAAGATGTCCACCGACGACACAGCCGAGTCCTGTGGCAAGAACGGCGAGAAGAGACCTCTGGGGAACAGAGAAGCCGTTAGGAAgtacagagagaagaagaaggctaaAGCTGCTTCCTTGGAGGACGAGTGTTCCAGGCTAAGGGCGGTGAATCAGCAGCTTGTGAAGAGGTTGGGGAATCAGGGCGCCTTGGAAGCTGAGGTCTCGAGGCTCAAGTGTTTGCTTGTGGATCTGAGGGGGAGGATAGATGGGGAGATTGGGTCTTTTCCTTATCAGAAACCTAGTATTAGTATCCCTTCCTTCTCACACTTGATGAACCCTTGTAACGTGCagtgtggtggtggtgatgatgatgaggttTATTGCCTTCAGGATGGGTTTGGAGGGAATAATAGCCAAGAAGGTGGTGGTGGGGGTTTAAGTGGTTGTGATTTTGACCAGCTTCAATGCATGGCGGCTAATCAGAACTTAAACGGATCGTTCAACAGTGCGGCCAATGTATCTACTACCTCTAATAAGAGAAAAG GTGGGAATCGTGCACCTAAAGCAGGTTGA
- the LOC108840338 gene encoding heavy metal-associated isoprenylated plant protein 25 — protein sequence MFFLLKNTRKRIIWYISKLENISVSIFPPHKREEKQRKLRRKMGVLDHVSEYFDCSSGNSKRHRSLQTVDVRVLIDCEGCERKVRRALEGMKGVRDVTIEPNAQKVTVVGYVEPNKVVARIIHRTGKRAELYPYVPYDVVAHPYASGVYDNRAPVGYVRNTEYDPHVSRLARASSTEVRYTTAFSDENASACVIM from the exons atgttttttttgttgaaaaatacCAGAAAAAGAATCATATGGTATATATCCAAACTTGAAAATATATCTGTATCTATTTTTCCCCCTCACAAACgagaagagaaacaaagaaaattaagaagaaaaatggGTGTTCTTGATCACGTCTCTGAATACTTCGATTGCTCCAGTGGCAACTCCAAGAGACACAGAAGTCTACAG ACGGTGGACGTGAGGGTTTTAATAGATTGTGAAGGATGCGAGAGGAAAGTGAGAAGAGCGTTAGAAGGAATGAAAGGAGTGAGAGATGTAACAATCGAGCCTAATGCTCAGAAAGTGACAGTGGTTGGTTACGTGGAGCCAAACAAAGTGGTGGCTCGGATCATTCACAGGACCGGCAAAAGAGCCGAGCTGTATCCTTACGTTCCTTACGACGTTGTGGCTCATCCTTACGCGTCTGGTGTCTACGATAATAGAGCTCCGGTTGGGTACGTTAGGAACACCGAGTACGATCCACATGTGTCACGGCTCGCACGTGCTAGCTCCACTGAAGTACGTTATACTACGGCGTTTAGCGACGAGAACGCCTCCGCTTGTGTGATTATgtga